In a genomic window of Bordetella petrii:
- the tsaD gene encoding tRNA (adenosine(37)-N6)-threonylcarbamoyltransferase complex transferase subunit TsaD: MIILGFESSCDETGVAAVSTERGLLAHALHTQIAMHQEYGGVVPELASRDHIRRAVPLARQVLAEAGLGLQDVDAVAYTAGPGLAGALLVGASVAQAFAWARGLPAIPIHHLEGHLLSPLLDDPRPDFPFVALLVSGGHTQLMRVDGVGRYALLGETLDDAAGEAFDKSAKLMGLGYPGGPALSRLAASGDPRRYALPRPMLHSGDLDFSFSGLKTAVLTRVKEAERDGGLDDAARADLAAATQAAIVEVLVAKAVRALKQTGLKRLVVAGGVGANQLLRELLAQALRPLGARAYFPPLALCTDNGAMIAFAAAERVKAGLASLQAGQHAFTVRPRWDLADICAGTPA; this comes from the coding sequence ATGATCATTCTTGGCTTCGAAAGTTCGTGCGACGAGACCGGCGTGGCCGCCGTCAGCACCGAACGCGGCCTGCTTGCGCACGCCCTGCATACCCAGATCGCCATGCACCAGGAGTACGGCGGCGTGGTGCCCGAACTCGCCTCGCGCGACCACATCCGCCGCGCGGTGCCGTTGGCGCGCCAGGTGCTGGCAGAGGCGGGCCTGGGCCTGCAGGATGTCGACGCGGTGGCTTATACCGCCGGGCCAGGCCTGGCCGGGGCGCTGCTGGTGGGCGCCAGCGTGGCGCAGGCGTTTGCCTGGGCGCGCGGGCTGCCGGCCATTCCCATTCACCACCTCGAAGGCCACCTGCTGTCGCCGCTGCTCGACGACCCTCGCCCCGATTTCCCGTTCGTGGCGCTGTTGGTGTCCGGAGGGCATACGCAACTGATGCGGGTCGATGGAGTAGGGCGCTATGCCTTGCTGGGCGAAACTCTCGACGACGCCGCCGGCGAGGCTTTCGACAAATCGGCCAAGCTGATGGGCCTGGGCTATCCGGGCGGTCCGGCGCTGTCGCGCCTGGCGGCCAGCGGCGATCCGCGGCGCTACGCGCTGCCTCGCCCCATGCTGCACAGCGGCGACCTCGACTTCAGCTTCAGTGGCCTGAAAACCGCGGTGCTGACGCGCGTAAAAGAAGCCGAGCGCGATGGCGGCCTGGACGACGCCGCGCGCGCCGACCTGGCCGCCGCCACCCAGGCGGCCATCGTCGAAGTGCTGGTGGCCAAGGCCGTACGGGCGCTCAAGCAAACCGGGCTGAAACGGCTGGTGGTGGCGGGCGGCGTGGGCGCCAACCAGTTGCTGCGCGAACTGCTCGCGCAGGCGCTGCGGCCGCTGGGCGCGCGAGCCTATTTCCCGCCGTTGGCGCTGTGCACCGACAATGGCGCCATGATCGCGTTCGCGGCTGCCGAGCGGGTCAAGGCCGGGTTGGCGTCGCTGCAGGCCGGCCAGCATGCGTTCACGGTCAGGCC
- a CDS encoding LLM class flavin-dependent oxidoreductase, producing MTELARVPFSVLDLAPIVQGGDAAGAFRNTVDLARHVERWGYRRFWLAEHHNITGVASSATAVLIGQVAAHTHTLRVGSGGVMLPNHAPLIIAEQFGTLESLFPGRIDLGLGRAPGSDGATQQALRRGPRSGLEFPALLDELRALLAPERPGQPVRAIPGAGLDIPIWLLGSSDFSARLAAELGLPFSFAGHFSPEGMAAMRLYRHLFKPSAALQRPYAMIGVPVIAADTDEQAQYLATTQQQKFLSLIRGNRLPLQPPVDSMEGIWNEWERQAVQQKLAASIVGSAETVRQGLQALVAQTEADEVMIVSDFYHHADRLRSYEIVASLKNSAGTATQAA from the coding sequence ATGACCGAACTGGCCCGCGTGCCGTTTTCCGTACTCGACCTCGCCCCCATCGTGCAGGGTGGCGATGCCGCGGGCGCCTTCCGCAATACGGTCGACCTGGCCCGCCATGTGGAGCGCTGGGGTTACCGTCGCTTCTGGCTGGCCGAGCACCACAACATTACCGGCGTGGCCAGCAGCGCCACCGCGGTGCTGATCGGCCAGGTCGCGGCGCACACCCATACCCTGCGCGTCGGATCTGGCGGCGTCATGCTGCCCAATCACGCGCCGCTGATCATCGCCGAACAGTTCGGCACGCTGGAAAGCCTGTTTCCCGGCCGCATCGACCTGGGGCTGGGCCGCGCGCCCGGCAGCGACGGCGCCACCCAGCAGGCGCTGCGGCGCGGCCCGCGCAGCGGCCTGGAATTCCCGGCGCTGCTCGACGAACTGCGCGCCTTGCTGGCCCCCGAGCGGCCCGGCCAGCCGGTGCGCGCCATCCCCGGCGCCGGCCTGGACATCCCGATCTGGCTGCTGGGTTCGAGCGATTTCAGCGCACGCCTGGCGGCAGAGCTGGGCCTGCCGTTCTCGTTCGCGGGCCATTTCTCGCCCGAAGGCATGGCCGCCATGCGACTGTACCGCCATCTTTTCAAGCCGTCGGCCGCGCTGCAGCGGCCGTATGCGATGATCGGCGTGCCAGTCATCGCTGCCGACACCGACGAGCAGGCCCAATACCTGGCCACCACGCAGCAGCAGAAATTCTTGTCGCTGATCCGCGGCAACCGCCTGCCGCTGCAGCCGCCCGTGGACAGCATGGAGGGCATCTGGAACGAATGGGAACGCCAGGCCGTGCAACAGAAACTGGCCGCCTCCATCGTGGGCAGCGCCGAGACCGTCAGGCAAGGCCTGCAGGCGCTGGTCGCACAGACCGAGGCCGATGAAGTCATGATCGTTTCCGACTTTTATCACCATGCCGATCGCCTGCGGTCGTACGAAATAGTCGCCTCGCTGAAGAACAG
- a CDS encoding NCS2 family permease — protein MLEKLFQLREHGTNTRTEIVAGLTTFLTMSYIIFVNPDILSSTGMDRNAVFVATCLAAALGSLIMALVANWPIGMAPGMGLNAFFAFTVVKTMGYTWEQALGAVFISGVIFLLLTVTGVRAWLIKGIPHSLRSAIAAGIGLFLAIIALSNAGIVVPHPATKVTLGDLRGHAPLFAILGFFIIASLDALRVRGAILIGILAVTLLSMALGYNEFHGVFSTPPSLAPTFMQLDIMGALHTGFVHVILVFVLVEVFDATGTLMGIAKRAGLVPEDRPNRLGRALFADSTAIVAGSMLGTSSTTAYVESASGVQAGGRTGLTALVVGLLFLAALFISPLAGSVPAYATAPALLYVAGLMMRELIEIDWNDVSEATPAALTALVMPFTYSIANGLAFGFISYVVLKTCTGRGREVHAATWLVAALFVIRYAFFPG, from the coding sequence ATGCTGGAGAAGCTATTCCAATTGCGCGAGCACGGTACAAACACCCGTACCGAAATCGTCGCCGGCCTGACGACCTTCCTGACGATGTCATACATCATCTTCGTCAACCCGGACATCCTGTCCTCGACCGGCATGGATCGCAACGCGGTCTTCGTGGCCACCTGCCTGGCGGCGGCGCTGGGCTCGCTGATCATGGCGCTGGTGGCCAACTGGCCCATCGGCATGGCGCCGGGCATGGGCCTGAACGCCTTCTTCGCGTTCACCGTGGTGAAAACCATGGGCTACACCTGGGAACAGGCGCTGGGCGCGGTGTTCATTTCCGGCGTCATCTTCCTGCTGCTCACCGTCACCGGCGTGCGCGCCTGGCTGATCAAGGGTATTCCGCATTCGCTGCGCAGCGCCATCGCCGCCGGCATCGGCCTGTTCCTGGCCATCATCGCGCTGTCGAACGCGGGCATCGTGGTGCCACACCCGGCCACCAAGGTCACCCTGGGCGACCTGCGCGGGCATGCGCCTCTGTTCGCCATTCTGGGCTTCTTCATCATCGCCTCGCTCGATGCGCTGCGCGTGCGCGGCGCCATTCTGATCGGCATCCTGGCGGTCACGCTGCTGTCCATGGCCCTGGGCTACAACGAATTCCACGGCGTGTTTTCCACGCCGCCCAGCCTGGCGCCCACCTTCATGCAGCTGGACATCATGGGCGCCCTGCACACGGGCTTCGTGCACGTCATTCTGGTGTTCGTGCTGGTCGAAGTATTCGATGCCACTGGCACCCTGATGGGCATTGCCAAGCGCGCCGGCCTGGTGCCCGAGGACCGGCCCAACCGGCTCGGTCGCGCGCTGTTCGCCGACAGCACCGCCATCGTGGCCGGCTCGATGCTGGGCACCAGCAGCACCACGGCGTATGTCGAAAGCGCCTCGGGCGTGCAGGCTGGCGGCCGCACCGGCCTGACGGCCCTGGTTGTGGGCCTGCTGTTCCTGGCCGCGCTGTTCATCTCGCCGCTGGCCGGCTCGGTGCCTGCCTATGCCACCGCGCCCGCCCTGTTGTATGTGGCCGGCCTGATGATGCGCGAGCTGATCGAAATCGACTGGAATGACGTATCCGAAGCCACGCCGGCCGCCCTGACCGCGCTGGTCATGCCGTTCACCTACTCCATCGCCAACGGGCTGGCGTTCGGTTTCATCAGCTACGTCGTGCTCAAGACCTGCACCGGCCGCGGCCGTGAAGTGCACGCCGCCACCTGGCTGGTGGCCGCGCTGTTCGTGATTCGCTACGCGTTCTTTCCGGGGTAG